CCTTACCACGTAATGGTAAGATTGCTTGATAGAAACGGTCGCGACCAGATTTAGCTGAACCACCAGCCGAATCCCCTTCGACGATGTACAGTTCAGATATTTCCATATCTTTAGTTGTACAATCAGCTAACTTACCAGGTAGTGAAGCTGATTCGAATGGTGATTTTCTAGCAGATTCAAGTGCTGCTTCAGAACGTTTACGTGAAAACATTGCTGAAACTGCTTTAGCAGTAATCTTAGCGGCTTCTTCTGGGTTTTCTAAGAAGAATCTCTCTAATAGTTCAGACACTACACTATTAGTAAACTCTCTTACTTCAGTATTACCTAAACGATCCTTAGTTTGACCTTGATATTGAGGTTCAGAGTGTTTAATTGAGATAATTGCAGTTAAACCTTCACTAAGATCTTCTTTGCTAATCTTGCCATCAGTTTCTTTAATGAATTTCTTTTCTAGTGCGTAGCGATTAATGATCTTATAAAGCGCGTTTTTAAACCCTTCTTCATGGGTTCCACCTTGGTTGGTGTGAATGTTATTACAGAACGAATAAGTTGAGTTGTAATATCCATTAGTGTATTGAAACGCAACTTCTAGTAACATCGTTACTTCTAGATTTCTCTTAGGTAAAGTAACTTTAGTTTTCTTCTCACCATAAATGATTTGGGGAATAATAGGTTCTTTAGAAGCATTTAAGTTTTCAACGTATTGCTTAATTCCACCTTCGTATAATCATTCTTGTTTAGTCTTCTTATCAGTTCTTTCATCATTAAAGATGAATCTAATTCCTTTGTTTAAGAAGGCTAATTGTTCAATACGATCAGCAATTACAGTTTCATCATATTCGAATTGTTCCATAACACTAAAGTCTGGAATAAACTGAATTCTGGTTCCTTGTTTCTTATCATCTTTTCCAATTACTTCTAATGGTTTTAATGGAACACCGCCATCCTTAAATTCAATGTAATGAATATTGTAATCACGGTTAACTCAAACTTTAAACGATGAACTTAATGCGTTTACTACTGAAGCACCCACCCCGTGTAAACCACCTGACATCGAATAAGTATCACTATCAAACTTACCACCAGCGTGTAAGATTGTTAAAACAGTTTCAACTGTAGACTTATTAGTCTTCTCATGGATATCAACCGGAATCCCACGACCATCATCTTCTACTTCAACTAAGTAGTTATCTTTCAAAGTAAGTTTAACAGTTGTTCCATAACCTGCCATCATTTCATCAACAGAGTTGTCAATGATTTCTCAGATCATGTGATGAAGACCTTTTTGATCGGTAGAACCAATATACATTCCAGGTCTTTTTCTAACAGCCGATAATCCTTCAAGGACCTTAATACTTTGAGAGCTATATTGATCTTTTTTTGTGTTGTCCACTTTTGGTTGTCTCCTAGCTGAAACTTCAACTTATAGCACTAATAATAAAAGATATTACTTTTAACGATATTATTTCCTTAAAAGTAATCTGTTATTTGTATTTAGTTTTATGCCATTTTTATTACGCATAATTCAGTTTTTTAAGCACTCAAACCGAGGT
The Mycoplasma tullyi genome window above contains:
- the gyrB gene encoding DNA topoisomerase (ATP-hydrolyzing) subunit B is translated as MDNTKKDQYSSQSIKVLEGLSAVRKRPGMYIGSTDQKGLHHMIWEIIDNSVDEMMAGYGTTVKLTLKDNYLVEVEDDGRGIPVDIHEKTNKSTVETVLTILHAGGKFDSDTYSMSGGLHGVGASVVNALSSSFKVWVNRDYNIHYIEFKDGGVPLKPLEVIGKDDKKQGTRIQFIPDFSVMEQFEYDETVIADRIEQLAFLNKGIRFIFNDERTDKKTKQEWLYEGGIKQYVENLNASKEPIIPQIIYGEKKTKVTLPKRNLEVTMLLEVAFQYTNGYYNSTYSFCNNIHTNQGGTHEEGFKNALYKIINRYALEKKFIKETDGKISKEDLSEGLTAIISIKHSEPQYQGQTKDRLGNTEVREFTNSVVSELLERFFLENPEEAAKITAKAVSAMFSRKRSEAALESARKSPFESASLPGKLADCTTKDMEISELYIVEGDSAGGSAKSGRDRFYQAILPLRGKVLNVEKANHEKIFKNEEIRTLITAIGAGVNPEFSLEKIRYNKIIIMTDADVDGAHIRILLLTFFFRHMFPLIEKGHVYIAQPPLYRVSYNKQNKYIYSDAQLEEWKNQNPNVRYELQRYKGLGEMDDVQLWETTMDPEKRTLLKVSINDAANADRTFSLLMGDEVSPRRDFIEKNAKLVKNIDF